Proteins from a genomic interval of Niabella soli DSM 19437:
- a CDS encoding transposase, producing the protein MTALVQARKAKMLAVHCMPDHIHLFVGFKPSVLISDFVREIKVQSNEFIRNKKWIRSAFNWQEGYGVFSYGHSQIDAVCKYVLNQEQHHQRKTFREEYLEVLEKFAIPFEERYLFNWNE; encoded by the coding sequence ATGACTGCGCTTGTACAGGCCCGAAAGGCCAAAATGCTCGCTGTTCACTGTATGCCGGACCATATTCATTTGTTTGTTGGTTTTAAGCCTTCCGTCTTAATATCCGATTTTGTGAGGGAAATTAAAGTACAAAGCAATGAATTCATCCGAAATAAGAAATGGATACGGAGCGCCTTTAACTGGCAGGAAGGGTATGGTGTGTTCTCCTACGGGCACTCGCAGATTGATGCTGTTTGCAAGTATGTGCTGAACCAGGAACAACATCATCAAAGAAAAACTTTCAGAGAAGAGTACCTTGAGGTTTTAGAAAAGTTCGCTATCCCGTTTGAGGAACGTTATTTATTTAACTGGAATGAATAG
- a CDS encoding M4 family metallopeptidase — MCQSKQHFHSEHCIIPPYMRVKLMEAYDEGKEATTFAAQANQFTIDETLRGRRIAFSKLSNKARMAIAKKGFRKKQAATRPYREVYTSSNQERLPGKLVRKEGAASSTDQDVNRAYDGAGYTWTFYFSHFGRNSIDNEGMKLIQSVHYGKSYQNAFWDGKQMVYGDGDGKIFASFTSDIDVIGHELTHGVQQYETNLEYRDQSGALNESLADVFGIMIKQYALKQDAKTSDWLIGENTLIGEQYAIRSMKAPGEAYRNHPQLGSDPQPAHMKDYTDDPMDNGGVHLNSGIPNHAFYLAAYNVGGYAWEKVGMVWYKAMTNKELVPPNATFEQFKEATINTSGILFGKDNSVTKEIADAWKNVGV, encoded by the coding sequence ATGTGTCAGTCCAAACAGCATTTCCATTCAGAACATTGTATTATACCGCCTTATATGCGGGTGAAGTTAATGGAGGCATACGATGAAGGCAAAGAAGCAACAACATTTGCTGCACAGGCAAATCAATTTACGATTGATGAAACGCTAAGAGGCAGAAGGATCGCTTTTTCCAAACTGAGCAACAAGGCGCGGATGGCGATCGCAAAGAAAGGTTTTCGCAAAAAACAAGCCGCCACGAGGCCCTACCGGGAAGTGTACACTTCAAGCAACCAGGAGCGCCTTCCGGGCAAGTTGGTCCGCAAAGAAGGAGCAGCCAGCTCAACGGATCAGGACGTTAACAGGGCTTATGACGGCGCCGGCTATACCTGGACTTTTTATTTTTCCCATTTCGGGAGGAATTCCATTGATAACGAAGGAATGAAACTGATCCAGTCCGTTCACTATGGCAAAAGCTATCAGAATGCTTTTTGGGACGGGAAACAAATGGTATATGGAGACGGAGACGGGAAGATCTTTGCTTCGTTCACATCCGATATTGATGTCATCGGGCATGAGTTGACCCACGGCGTACAACAATACGAAACCAACCTGGAGTACAGGGATCAGAGCGGTGCACTGAATGAATCGCTTGCGGATGTATTTGGGATCATGATAAAGCAATATGCATTAAAGCAGGATGCCAAAACCTCCGACTGGCTGATAGGGGAAAATACGCTGATAGGCGAGCAATATGCCATCCGGTCAATGAAGGCTCCGGGCGAAGCTTACAGGAATCACCCCCAGTTGGGCAGCGATCCGCAGCCGGCCCATATGAAGGATTATACAGACGATCCAATGGACAATGGCGGCGTACACCTCAATTCAGGCATCCCTAACCACGCTTTTTATCTGGCAGCCTATAATGTGGGCGGATACGCCTGGGAGAAGGTGGGTATGGTCTGGTATAAGGCAATGACCAATAAAGAACTGGTTCCTCCTAATGCTACCTTTGAGCAATTTAAAGAAGCTACCATCAATACATCCGGGATTCTTTTTGGTAAGGATAACAGTGTTACCAAAGAGATCGCTGATGCCTGGAAAAATGTGGGCGTTTAG
- a CDS encoding SRPBCC family protein, with amino-acid sequence MKKEDFTTTILVDATPQKVFDAINNVRGWWSENIDGDTDKLNSTFLYHYQDVHRAKIKIIESVPGKKVVWQVLDNYFKFTTDKTEWKNTHIQFEIFEKEGKTGIRFTHIGLVPEYECFKVCHDAWTHYIQDSLKELIETGKGRPTPQEAVAASVLTSSLNDLNAATTKSICHRLLIEAPAEKVYEALTTEKGLAGWWTPDTKAKPEVGSIARFAFGPDYFKEMKIETLEPYSKVQWRCLKAFEDWVGTTLTFELEPHKKGTVLFFHHDGWKAYTPEFASCTHDWGLFFRSLKFLCETGKGFPYPDFNK; translated from the coding sequence ATGAAAAAAGAAGATTTCACAACAACCATCCTCGTTGACGCCACCCCTCAAAAGGTTTTTGATGCTATTAATAATGTGCGGGGCTGGTGGTCCGAAAACATCGACGGCGATACCGATAAGCTTAACAGCACATTCTTATATCATTACCAGGATGTACATCGCGCAAAAATAAAAATCATTGAATCGGTGCCCGGTAAAAAAGTGGTTTGGCAGGTGCTGGATAACTATTTTAAATTTACCACCGATAAAACGGAATGGAAAAACACGCATATTCAGTTTGAAATTTTTGAAAAAGAGGGTAAGACCGGCATAAGGTTTACACACATCGGACTCGTACCCGAATACGAGTGTTTTAAAGTGTGCCATGACGCCTGGACGCATTACATACAAGATAGCTTAAAGGAACTTATTGAAACGGGCAAAGGCCGGCCCACGCCTCAAGAGGCCGTTGCAGCATCCGTTCTCACTTCCTCGCTAAATGATCTCAACGCAGCAACCACCAAAAGTATTTGTCACCGGCTGCTTATTGAAGCGCCGGCGGAAAAAGTATATGAAGCGCTTACAACAGAAAAAGGCCTTGCAGGATGGTGGACACCTGATACAAAAGCAAAACCTGAGGTGGGAAGTATTGCGCGATTTGCCTTTGGCCCCGACTATTTTAAAGAGATGAAAATAGAAACGCTCGAGCCTTATAGCAAAGTTCAGTGGCGCTGTTTAAAAGCCTTCGAAGATTGGGTGGGTACCACACTTACCTTTGAATTAGAACCTCATAAAAAAGGAACCGTGCTGTTCTTTCATCATGACGGGTGGAAAGCATATACGCCGGAATTCGCTTCCTGCACCCATGACTGGGGGCTTTTCTTCCGGAGCCTGAAGTTTCTTTGCGAAACCGGCAAGGGATTTCCTTACCCTGATTTTAATAAATAA